GTTCCGGCGCAGGCGCTGGTCCGGCGCCAGTCCGCCTTCCTGCGCGGGATGACCGCGCTGCCCGTCCGGTTCACCCCCGTACGTCCGACAGGAGACCTCTCTTGAACTGCCCGCACGCCGCTGCCCATGAGGCCACTTCGGGTGGCGGGGTCGTCATCATCGACCCCCTGGTCCAGGATCTCGACGGTGAGACGGCGCGGCTGCGTGACGCCGGTCCGATCGCCAGGATCGAACTGCTCGGCGTTCCGGCCTGGACCGTCACCCGGCATGCCGTGGCCCGTCAACTGCTCGTCGACCCGCGCCTGGTGAAGGATCTCGATGCCTGGGGGCTCTGGCAGAGCGGGGAGGTCACACACGCCTGGCCGCTGATCGGCATGATCGATGCCGGGCGTTCCATGTTCACCGTGGACGGGGCCGAGCACCGGCGGCTGCGCACCAAGACCTCCCAGGCGCTCACCCCGCGCCGACTGGAGGAGATACGTCCGCAGATCGAGAAGTTCACCGAGGAACTGCTCGATGCCCTCGCCGAGCAGGGCGAGAAGAACGAGGGCGGCGTCGTCGACCTGAAGTCCGTGTTCGCCCAGCCGCTGCCGATGCGGGTCGTCGGCATGCTGATGGGCGTGGACGAGGCCGAGCACCCCATGCTGATGAAGCGGTACAAGGCGTTCTTCTCCATGCTCACGCCCCATGAGGAACGCATGGCCCTGCTGGCGGAGCTGGACGTCTTCTACGCCGCCCTTGTACGCGAGAGGACCGCCCGCCCGGCCGACGACCTCACCAGCGCGCTGATCCTCGCCGAAGAGGGCGGGGAGCCGCTCACCGAGGAAGAGGTGGTGGGCAATCTCAAGGCGATGGTGGCCGCCGGGCACGAGACCACCATCGGACTGATCCTCAATGCCGTACGCGCGCTGCTCAGCCACCCCGACCAGCTGCGCAAGGTGCTCGACGGCGAGATCCCGTGGGACACGGTCGTCGAGGAGACGCTGCGCTGGGACACCCCCACCACCCATCTGCTGATGCGGTTCGCC
This sequence is a window from Streptomyces sp. NBC_01217. Protein-coding genes within it:
- a CDS encoding cytochrome P450 family protein, with the protein product MNCPHAAAHEATSGGGVVIIDPLVQDLDGETARLRDAGPIARIELLGVPAWTVTRHAVARQLLVDPRLVKDLDAWGLWQSGEVTHAWPLIGMIDAGRSMFTVDGAEHRRLRTKTSQALTPRRLEEIRPQIEKFTEELLDALAEQGEKNEGGVVDLKSVFAQPLPMRVVGMLMGVDEAEHPMLMKRYKAFFSMLTPHEERMALLAELDVFYAALVRERTARPADDLTSALILAEEGGEPLTEEEVVGNLKAMVAAGHETTIGLILNAVRALLSHPDQLRKVLDGEIPWDTVVEETLRWDTPTTHLLMRFATEDIQIGDDVIAKGEGVVISYRAIGRDFEQHGPDADAFDITRPTPIRHMTFGHGPHICPGAALSRVEAAIALPALFERFPGLRPAVADEEIRKLPVMTQNDMEAFPVLLHG